The Mucilaginibacter gracilis genomic interval CTCACATCCCTTAAGGTATTTGGTATACCTGGTGCATCAAAATCCCAATAAGGCACCTTATCAGCCGGTAAGGTGGGATTATGGATTATAAATTGCGCTACGCCACGGGCTTGTTTTAAATATCTGGCATCGTGTGTAAAGCGGTACATCATGGTAAAACCATACATGGCCCAACCTTGTCCCCTGCTCCAGGCTGATGAATCGGCGGCACCCTGCGCGGTTTTCTTTTTCAAAACCTTGCCGGTAGAAAGATCATAATCAACTACATGATAAGAACTGTAATTTTTACGGAAATGATTTTCTAAAGTAGTGTTGGCATGGTTTACAGCAATAGCCCCTAACCTGGCTGAGCCACCATTATGCGCGGCCCATTCCAGCATTTCAAGGTTCATCATGTTATCAATAATAACGGGGCAATTAAACTTCTCGCTTTTATTCCAGCTTTGGATGGATTTGATGGATGGGCGATACCGCATGGATAATGAATTGCTGGCTGCCATCACCACATCTTTATCATGTTGCTTTTTAGTAAGACGATAAGCATTCCCAAAACTGCAAAACATTTTAAAGCCCAGGTCGTGATCTATGGTGTCTGTTTTTTCTGCCTCAAGGTTTTTCATCCTTCTTTCGGCCTCAGCCAACATAGCCGGGCTTTTGGTATATTCATAAATATAGAGCAATGTTCCGGGGTAAAAGCCGCTTGTCCACCAAACCATGTTACTATTGATGCTCTTCCCATCCTGATAGGTACGGGGCATATCGTTAGCAGGCACCTGTCGCGATAGGTAAGTGTATTGTTTTTCTGCAAGCGATAAGTTTTCGGCAATGAGCTGCCGCATTGTTTTTTTGGCTTGCGCATGTACCAATACAGCACATAAACATAAACTGGCAGTTAAAATAATCTTCTTCATTTGATCAGGCTTGTAATTAATTTTTCCTCTTAAAGTATCGCACATAATCGATAAAGAAATCTTGCGGGAAGGATTGTTCGTCTACACCTTTTTGGCCACCCCATGTGCCGCCAACCGCGGTATTAATCAATAAATAAAAAGGCTTATTAAATGTGCCGTTAAGGATGGCATAATCTTTAAAAACGTAGCTGAAGTACTTTGTGTTATCAAAAAAGAAATCAATACGATCCTTATACCACTCTATGGCGTAAAGGTGATAGTTCTCAAAAATATCTTTTGTAACTCTTATCGTATCGCCCTTACTTATCTTATTTCTGTAAGCTTTAGGATCGGGAGAATAAGCGTGCATGGTACCATAGATATTTAAAGTATCAAAACCTACATGTTCCATAATATCAATTTCGCCCTTATTTGGCCAGGGCAGGTCGTTATCGCCTTTCATCCAGATTGCGGGCCAGGTACCTTTTCCTTCGGGTAGTTTGGCTCTTACCTCTATGCGGCCGTATAAAAAGTTTTTCTTACCAAGCGTCATTAAACTGGCCGAAGTATAATGGGCCCATTGTTGCTTTTGTTTCCAGTCATTAGCATCGGCCAAATAAGTTTGATTAGGTGATTCTTCTTTTATTGCTTTGATCAATAGCTTTCCTTGTTCAATGTACGCGTTTTTTGGGTTTGATGTATAGGTTTGGTATTCATTGTTACGTACAAAACCCAATTCGTAAACCCAGTTGTTTTTATCAGGTGTAGTGCCCGTATTAAATTCATCGTTCCATTCCAGTTTCCATTTACCTGGTTCGGATGCTGCTTTAATTTCAGGCTGTTTTTGAGCCTGGCAAGCCATAGCCGTTGTTAATAGTAAAAGTGTTATTTTAAAATATTTCATCAGGTATTATGTTCTTATTTCTTTTCCAAAAGGGTTTATCTTTTGCCTTTCACTTTACACTACTTAATAAATGGATAATGCTTTTTCTTTGTCGTAAGCTATACAACAAACGTATCACTGCCGGTACTATAAAAAGGTTTGTGTTCAGATGCCTGTCAAATAATTCATAATGATCGCAGGCTTGAAAGATGCTCATCATCTGTTCATTGGTGAAGATATACGGGATAAACCCACTTATCTTTCGGGGAAGTCTCGGGATATAACAATCATAG includes:
- a CDS encoding glycoside hydrolase family 88 protein, giving the protein MKKIILTASLCLCAVLVHAQAKKTMRQLIAENLSLAEKQYTYLSRQVPANDMPRTYQDGKSINSNMVWWTSGFYPGTLLYIYEYTKSPAMLAEAERRMKNLEAEKTDTIDHDLGFKMFCSFGNAYRLTKKQHDKDVVMAASNSLSMRYRPSIKSIQSWNKSEKFNCPVIIDNMMNLEMLEWAAHNGGSARLGAIAVNHANTTLENHFRKNYSSYHVVDYDLSTGKVLKKKTAQGAADSSAWSRGQGWAMYGFTMMYRFTHDARYLKQARGVAQFIIHNPTLPADKVPYWDFDAPGIPNTLRDVSAAAVYASALLELGQYTTGAEKRSYIDVAKTILYSLSTDAYRAKLGENGGFLLKHSVGSIPHKTEVDVPLTYADYYFIEALLRYKKWYL
- a CDS encoding glycoside hydrolase family 16 protein, coding for MKYFKITLLLLTTAMACQAQKQPEIKAASEPGKWKLEWNDEFNTGTTPDKNNWVYELGFVRNNEYQTYTSNPKNAYIEQGKLLIKAIKEESPNQTYLADANDWKQKQQWAHYTSASLMTLGKKNFLYGRIEVRAKLPEGKGTWPAIWMKGDNDLPWPNKGEIDIMEHVGFDTLNIYGTMHAYSPDPKAYRNKISKGDTIRVTKDIFENYHLYAIEWYKDRIDFFFDNTKYFSYVFKDYAILNGTFNKPFYLLINTAVGGTWGGQKGVDEQSFPQDFFIDYVRYFKRKN